TCACCAACGCGCCCGGCTCGCCGCTGACGCAGCACGCGGACGAGGTGCTGCGCACGGCGGTGCGGGAGACCACCTTCCGGTCCGGAGCGATGGCCAGCCGGATCGCGCAGCTCACCATCGTCGACTACGTCTTCGTCGGGGTCGCCCGCGGCCGCTACGACCGCACGGTGCAGGCGCTGAAGAGCACGTACGAGATCGTCAGGGAGCTGCGCGACGAGGGATGAGACCCGAACGAGAACGGACGACCAGCATGCCGCACGCCACCGATCACCCCACGACGACAGGTCAGCAGGAGGCGACCTCCCGCTCCGACAGCGAACTCCGCCGGCTCGCGAACGGTGTCGTGTGGCCCGGGTTCACGGGGGTGGAGGCGCCGGAGTGGCTTGAGCGCGAGCTCGCCGGCGGCCTCGCGGGCGTGGTGTATTTCGGGCAGAACGTCGAGGATGCCGCGCAGGTGCGCGCACTCTCCGACCGCATCCACCGCCTCCGCCCCGACGCCCTGATCGGCGTCGACGAGGAGGGAGGAACCGTCACGCGTCTGGAGGTGCGCGAGGGCTCCTCCACGCCCGGCAACGCCGTCCTCGGCCGACTCGACGACGTCGAGCTGACCGAGAGGGCCGCCGCATGGACCGGCGCGCTGGTCGCCGCCGCGGGCATCGACATCGACCTGGCGCCGAGCGTCGACGTGAACGTGGACCCGCGCAACCCGGTCATCGGGGTGCGGTCGTTCGGCGCCGACGCGAGCCTGGTCGCGCGGCAGGCGGAGGCGGCCGTGCGGGGTCTGCAGTCCGCGGGGATCGCGGCGTGCGCCAAGCACTTCCCTGGGCATGGTGACACGTCGACGGACTCGCATCTGGCGCTTGCCGTGACCAATGCCGGGCCTGACGCGTTGACGGATGTGCACCTCCCGCCCTTCGCCGCGGCCATCGAGGCCGGGGTCGCGATGGTGATGTCGGCGCACATCCGCGTGCCGCACTTGGGCGATGCGCCCGCGACGCTGAACCCGCGGGCCCTGTCTCTCCTGCGCGACCTGGGCTTCGAGGGCGTGATCGTCTCGGATGCCCTCGACATGGCGGCGATCCGGGCCGGCTACGGGCTCGGGCCGGGTGCCGTGGCCGCGCTGCAGGCCGGGATCGACCTCCTGTGCGTCGGAAATCCCGCGGAGAACGGCAGCAGCGCCGAAGGGCGGACGGACGAGAACGAGTTCCTGGAGGTGCGGGACGCGCTGGTGGCCGCCATGCGGTCGGGCGAGCTGGCCGTCGCGGTCGTGGAGGACGCGGCGGAGCGGGTGGCGGCGCTGGCTGCGTCGCTGCGCTCCGCCCGCGGGCGCTCGGTCGCTGGCGACTTCCCGGCTACGGATTGGACGGGCGTGGCCGGCGAGGGGCTGGAGGTCGTCGGGCACGTACGCCTGGCGAGCGGGCCGGTGACGCTGGTCGACGCCCGAACGAAGCGGAACCTCGCGGCCGGATCGCAGCCCGACCACTTCACGCGTGCGCTGAGCGAGCGGCGGGAGGTCGACCGTATCTGGCTCTCCTCGACGGACCCGTCCGCCGCCGCAGCGGAGGCGGTCGCGGCGCTCGCCGAGGCGGCCGCGCCGGTCCTCGTGGTCAATCAGCCGCAGAGCAGCGTGCTGGAGGCGGAGGTGCTCCGGGCGGTGCTGGAGCGTCGGCCCGACACCGTGGTGATCGTTGCGGGCTGGCCGCTTCCGGCTGGAGAGCGTGCGGGTGAGCCCGCGAACGTCGTCTATCCCTACGGGTCCGCACGGGTCAACGCGGAGGCCGTGGCCCGGGTGCTGTGCGGGGAGGCGTGAGGCGCGCCGCAGGATCAGTGCTTTGAGTCGGCGCCTGACTCCTCCGCCAGCTCCGCTGCCAGTTGCTCGGGCGTGAGGGCCGCGCCGGCAGTCGGGGTGCGGAACGGGGGCCGTGGGCCCTTCTCGAACGCGCGGGTGCTCTCCGCGTCGGTGACGGCGGAATCGTCGGAACCGCGCTCGGCCTCGGCCTCGGCCCGAGCGGCGTGGCGGGCTTTGCGGTGTGGCGCCTCCACGAACACGTCCACGTCCGCATCGACGTCGTGCTCGCGCGGGTCTGGCTCGCGGCGAGGCTCATGCGCGGGGAGGAACGGCTCGGACATCGACATGCGCAGACCGTCGCACGCAGAGGTGAAGCGCAGGTGAACGCGGGCCGGTCGGCGCGCCGCTCAGCCGTCGGTGGGATGCCAGCGACCACCGTGCAGCGTCCCGAAGCGCAGCTCGGGGAAGTGGGCGCCGACGCCGGTGGTCGACGGATCGGCGAGGAGCTCGCAGAGGGTGCTGCGCGTGTGCTCGGCCAGCCGGGCGTCGACGTCTCCCATGGAGTGCCAGCCGGATTCGGCGAGCTGCTCCGGAGCGGTGATCGCGTCGCCCAGCAGGATGACCCGCCGACCATCGGACTCGAGCACCACGCAGAGGTGGCCCGGAGTGTGGCCGGGAGCGGGCACGGCCTCCACGCCGGGCACGACCTCCGTGGCGGTGCGCAACGAACGGAGTCGCGGTGCCGGCAGCGACCGCAGGCCCTTCTCGATGTGCGGGGCCATCTCGCCGGGGCCGTCGACGAAGTGGTCCCAGTCGCCGGCGCCGAACCACACGGTGGCCGCGGGGAACACCGGCTGCGCCGCGAGGTCGAAGAGCCACCCGACGTGGTCCGCGTGGAAGTGCGTGCAGATCACGTCGGTGATGTCGCCGGGTCGTACCCCGAGCGAGCGGAGCCCGGTCAGGAGCTGGCCGCCGACGAGCCACATGGCGTCCGGGAGGGACTGCATGTCGGGGCCGAGGCCGGCGTCCACCAGGATGACGCGGTCGCCGGTGCGCACCAGGAAGCAGCCGATGGGCAGCCATGCGGCGCCCGCCCGGCCGAACAGCCGGGGCTCTGCGGCGGCGGTGGCGTCGGGATGGAAGTAGGAGGGGCGTGCGACGAAGGCGCCGTCCGAGACCGGATCCAGCCGGATCGCTCCCACCTGCATGGGCTCAGCTTAGGTGCTGCGCGGCCGGTGAGCGGAGGCGCTCACTGGTCGCGGTCGAAGAGGTCGGCCCAGGTCTCCCGCCGGATGACGGCCCTCGCCTCGCCGTCGCGCGCGAAGACCACCGGCGGCCTCCGGTACCCGTTGTAGTTGTTCGCCATCGTGTGCGTGTACGCGCCGGTCGCCGGGACGGCGAGCAGGTCGCCGACCCGCGCGGCCGGCAGCCGGAGCGGATCGATGAGCACGTCTCCGGACTCGCAGTGGCGCCCGACCACGACGACGTCCTCCACGTCCTCCTCGTTCATCCGGCCTGCCAGCACGGCCTCGTAGCGCTGCTGGAAGAGCGCGGCCTCCAGGTTGTCGCCCATGCCGCCGTCCACGGCGACGAAGTTGCGGGCGTCGCGCTTGACCGTGGTGACGGTGTAGAGCGTGAAGGCGGAGGAGTTGACCATGCTGCGGCCCGGCTCGATGATGATCTCCGCCTCGGCCGGCAGATGCTCGTCGGCCGCCTGGAGCAGCGCCTCGACGTACGCGTCGACGGTCGCGGGCCGGTCGGCGGTCGTGTAGCGGGCGCCGAGCCCCCCGCCGAGGTCGTAGACGGGGAAGGCGCCGAGCGCCGCGAGCGGGGCCACGGCCGCGGCGAGCTCGGCCGGGTCCATGATCTGCGAACCCACATGCGCGTGCACGCCTCGCATGTCGAGCAGGGGGCTCGCCTCGATCCTGGTGATCAGGCGCCGGGCGGCGTCCGGCGTCAGGCCGAACTTGGAGCCGAGCTGCCCGGTCTGCACGTGCGGGTGCGTGGAGGAGACCACCCCGGGGATGACGCGGACGAGCACGGACTGCGTGTTCCCCGGGGCGACCAGCTGTTCGAGCCGGTCGACGTCGTCTTCGTTGTCCACGACGACGAGTCCGGCGCCGGCGTCGACGGCGATCCCCAGCTCCTCGGTGGTCTTGGCGTTGCCGTGCACGACGATCAATCCGGGGTCCACTCCCGCGCGCAGGGCGCTGAGGATCTCGCCGCCGCCTGCGACGTCGAGCCCCAGCCCCTCCTCCACCATGACCCGCTGCACGGCGGTGGCCGGGAACGCCTTCGACGCGAAGACGATGCGCGCGTTCGCTCGGCGTGAGGTCAAGGCCGTCCGGTACTCGCGCGCCCTGGCGCGCAGCGAGCGCTCGTCGACGACGATCGCGGGGGTGCCGAACTCCCGCGCGAGGTCGTCCACCCGGCAGCCGCCGATCACGAGGGTGCCGTCGGGGTCGACGGCCGCCCCGGCCGGGAAGAGGTCGAGGAGGGGATGCGGCATGGTGCGTCTTTCAGTTTCGAGAGGGGCAGGCGGTATCGGGAGGGGCAGGCGTATCGGAAGGTATCGGGCGGGTCAGTCTCGCTCGCGGCTGCCGACGCCGTGTGGCACCACGACGACCGGGACGGGGGAATGGCGCACGATCTTCGTCGCGTGCGAGCCGAGGAACACGCGGGCGATCGGGCCGAGCGTGCTCGATCCGACCACCAGCACCTCGCCCTGATCCCAGCCGATGTCCGCGATGGCCGCCTCCCAGGTCTCGCCCATTCCGACGGCGACGCCGGAGACGGCCGGGGCGTCCTCCAGTTCGGCGACCTGGCGCACCACCGCTGCCGCGTGCCGCTCGATGTCACCCGCCCAGGTGTTCGCGATCGTCAGTTCCGCGTCGAGTCCGGCGCCCGAGGTCCCGGAATCGGGAGGAACGACGGCGAAGGAG
The sequence above is a segment of the Leifsonia williamsii genome. Coding sequences within it:
- a CDS encoding glycoside hydrolase family 3 protein; the encoded protein is MPHATDHPTTTGQQEATSRSDSELRRLANGVVWPGFTGVEAPEWLERELAGGLAGVVYFGQNVEDAAQVRALSDRIHRLRPDALIGVDEEGGTVTRLEVREGSSTPGNAVLGRLDDVELTERAAAWTGALVAAAGIDIDLAPSVDVNVDPRNPVIGVRSFGADASLVARQAEAAVRGLQSAGIAACAKHFPGHGDTSTDSHLALAVTNAGPDALTDVHLPPFAAAIEAGVAMVMSAHIRVPHLGDAPATLNPRALSLLRDLGFEGVIVSDALDMAAIRAGYGLGPGAVAALQAGIDLLCVGNPAENGSSAEGRTDENEFLEVRDALVAAMRSGELAVAVVEDAAERVAALAASLRSARGRSVAGDFPATDWTGVAGEGLEVVGHVRLASGPVTLVDARTKRNLAAGSQPDHFTRALSERREVDRIWLSSTDPSAAAAEAVAALAEAAAPVLVVNQPQSSVLEAEVLRAVLERRPDTVVIVAGWPLPAGERAGEPANVVYPYGSARVNAEAVARVLCGEA
- a CDS encoding MBL fold metallo-hydrolase, whose product is MQVGAIRLDPVSDGAFVARPSYFHPDATAAAEPRLFGRAGAAWLPIGCFLVRTGDRVILVDAGLGPDMQSLPDAMWLVGGQLLTGLRSLGVRPGDITDVICTHFHADHVGWLFDLAAQPVFPAATVWFGAGDWDHFVDGPGEMAPHIEKGLRSLPAPRLRSLRTATEVVPGVEAVPAPGHTPGHLCVVLESDGRRVILLGDAITAPEQLAESGWHSMGDVDARLAEHTRSTLCELLADPSTTGVGAHFPELRFGTLHGGRWHPTDG
- the lysA gene encoding diaminopimelate decarboxylase, whose protein sequence is MPHPLLDLFPAGAAVDPDGTLVIGGCRVDDLAREFGTPAIVVDERSLRARAREYRTALTSRRANARIVFASKAFPATAVQRVMVEEGLGLDVAGGGEILSALRAGVDPGLIVVHGNAKTTEELGIAVDAGAGLVVVDNEDDVDRLEQLVAPGNTQSVLVRVIPGVVSSTHPHVQTGQLGSKFGLTPDAARRLITRIEASPLLDMRGVHAHVGSQIMDPAELAAAVAPLAALGAFPVYDLGGGLGARYTTADRPATVDAYVEALLQAADEHLPAEAEIIIEPGRSMVNSSAFTLYTVTTVKRDARNFVAVDGGMGDNLEAALFQQRYEAVLAGRMNEEDVEDVVVVGRHCESGDVLIDPLRLPAARVGDLLAVPATGAYTHTMANNYNGYRRPPVVFARDGEARAVIRRETWADLFDRDQ